The Enterobacter asburiae genome window below encodes:
- a CDS encoding XRE family transcriptional regulator, with protein sequence MKTTLAGRLKEARAARGLTQKALGDLVGVSQAAIQKIETGKASQTTKLVEIANALGVMPDWLSSGEGAMLNDGKQSGAALLTNAASDVFRVDVLDLTVSAGPGSFMISEFVEVLHAIEFTNEHARALFGNRAQHDVKVMTVDGDSMCPTIQSGDRLFFDVSVRNFKVDGVYAFVFGQHFHVKRLQMQGLQLAVLSDNPAYKDWYVTEENQDQLYIMGKALIHESIAYNKL encoded by the coding sequence ATGAAAACGACACTTGCTGGAAGACTGAAAGAAGCACGCGCGGCACGAGGCCTGACACAAAAGGCGCTCGGGGATCTCGTGGGTGTTAGCCAGGCGGCTATTCAGAAAATTGAAACAGGAAAAGCCAGCCAGACCACCAAGCTTGTGGAAATTGCTAACGCGCTCGGGGTAATGCCTGATTGGCTCAGCTCTGGAGAAGGGGCGATGCTTAATGACGGAAAGCAATCAGGGGCAGCTTTATTAACTAATGCAGCTTCGGACGTATTCCGCGTAGACGTTCTCGACCTCACTGTTAGTGCGGGACCGGGATCATTCATGATTTCTGAGTTTGTAGAAGTTCTGCATGCTATTGAGTTCACAAATGAGCATGCCCGCGCCCTCTTCGGCAATCGCGCACAGCATGATGTGAAGGTGATGACTGTAGACGGTGACAGTATGTGTCCAACGATTCAGTCTGGTGATCGCCTATTCTTCGATGTGTCAGTGAGGAACTTCAAGGTTGACGGAGTATACGCATTTGTCTTTGGGCAGCACTTCCATGTTAAGCGTCTGCAAATGCAGGGCCTGCAATTAGCCGTGCTTTCAGATAACCCGGCTTACAAAGACTGGTATGTAACAGAAGAGAATCAGGACCAGCTCTACATCATGGGAAAAGCGCTGATCCATGAATCGATAGCTTACAACAAACTGTAG
- a CDS encoding transcriptional regulator — MNPTIKTAITIVGSQKALGEACAVSQQAVYKWLHNKARVSPEHVNSIVKATGGEIQAYQIRPDLPTLFPSPADNNAA; from the coding sequence ATGAACCCAACCATTAAAACCGCTATCACCATCGTCGGGTCACAAAAAGCCCTTGGTGAAGCGTGCGCAGTGTCGCAGCAGGCGGTTTACAAGTGGCTACACAACAAAGCGAGGGTTTCTCCGGAGCATGTGAACAGCATCGTAAAAGCAACTGGTGGCGAGATTCAGGCCTACCAGATTCGCCCTGATTTGCCGACGCTGTTCCCGTCACCGGCCGACAATAACGCCGCCTAA
- a CDS encoding toxin YdaT family protein — MHSLAYQHNTGFMASPMISINQSVPRNTSKLTRIREAVRAWQKATPGKAQIHISQLVAKEWLARGGKGLLLAGSEHNTKQNFFRMINDPGPKNDKGLMLLIPVIIDVMARDNEKVAREFGLVAKTEAELIAEAMKECTEAHQAKLLGQPIQRLEKEVREAAEALLRFLPTESIAAVVTSLAAMAPGVM; from the coding sequence ATGCATTCACTTGCGTATCAACACAATACCGGATTCATGGCGAGTCCGATGATTTCGATAAATCAAAGCGTTCCGCGAAATACCAGTAAGCTCACTCGTATTCGCGAAGCTGTTCGCGCCTGGCAGAAGGCAACGCCTGGGAAGGCTCAGATCCACATTTCGCAGTTGGTAGCCAAAGAGTGGCTGGCGCGCGGCGGGAAGGGGTTGTTACTGGCAGGTTCTGAACACAACACGAAGCAGAACTTCTTCCGGATGATTAACGATCCGGGCCCGAAGAACGACAAGGGGTTGATGCTACTGATCCCCGTCATTATCGACGTGATGGCGCGGGATAACGAGAAAGTGGCGAGAGAGTTCGGTCTGGTCGCAAAGACTGAGGCCGAACTGATAGCCGAGGCCATGAAAGAGTGCACTGAAGCGCATCAGGCGAAGTTACTTGGTCAGCCGATACAACGCCTTGAGAAAGAGGTGAGAGAAGCTGCTGAAGCACTTCTGCGCTTTCTGCCCACTGAATCAATCGCCGCGGTGGTGACAAGTCTGGCCGCTATGGCGCCGGGAGTTATGTGA
- a CDS encoding DnaB-like helicase C-terminal domain-containing protein, protein MTSEILTVPHNVEAEQSVIGGLLLDDDNSERVQKVLAMLKPESFYIRVHQIVFAELRDMFRANKPVDGLTLFDSLESKGLTEQIGGFAYIAQIAKNTPSAANIVAYAASVREAAMERYGISRLTEATELLYSRNGMSATQKYEAIQGIFTQLADHSKTGSRRGLRSFGEVMDDWVADLEKRFDPSGEQRGMSTGIPSLDRLLAPKGLVKGSLFVIGARPKMGKTTLYGQMAINCAVREKKPALMFSLEMPSDQILEKLVGQKSGVNPSIFYMPATDDADDQYQGDYDGDFKKAIATAGRLSEIDMLYIDDTPGLSLAHIVTECRRIKREKGCVGMILVDYLTLMTAEKADRNDLAYGMITKGLKNLAKELGCVVVLLTQLNRELEKRVNKRPLPSDSRDTGQIEQDCDYWVGIHREGAFDDSVPPGETELILRLNRHGSTGTVYCNQINGAIYDTDQQAAAAERRGREQQPKKKGGY, encoded by the coding sequence ATGACCTCTGAAATCCTGACCGTACCCCACAACGTCGAAGCAGAGCAGAGCGTCATCGGCGGACTCCTGCTGGACGATGACAACAGCGAGCGTGTTCAAAAAGTGCTGGCAATGCTCAAACCTGAGTCGTTTTACATCCGGGTTCATCAGATCGTCTTTGCTGAATTACGTGACATGTTCCGAGCTAACAAGCCAGTCGATGGGTTGACGCTTTTCGACTCTCTGGAAAGCAAAGGACTTACGGAGCAGATCGGCGGTTTCGCCTACATCGCGCAGATCGCAAAAAACACACCGAGCGCTGCAAACATCGTGGCATACGCTGCATCAGTCCGCGAAGCCGCAATGGAGCGCTATGGCATCAGCCGACTGACCGAAGCTACTGAGCTGCTGTATTCCCGCAACGGCATGAGCGCCACGCAGAAGTACGAGGCCATTCAGGGTATTTTCACCCAGCTCGCAGACCATTCAAAAACCGGCAGTCGTCGGGGGTTGAGGTCTTTCGGCGAGGTTATGGATGACTGGGTAGCAGATCTGGAGAAACGCTTTGACCCTTCAGGCGAACAGCGCGGAATGAGTACCGGAATCCCGTCACTCGACAGACTGCTGGCGCCGAAAGGTCTGGTTAAAGGCTCTCTGTTCGTGATTGGCGCAAGGCCAAAGATGGGCAAGACAACCCTGTACGGTCAGATGGCGATCAACTGCGCGGTTCGTGAGAAAAAGCCAGCGCTGATGTTCAGCCTGGAAATGCCGAGCGACCAGATCCTCGAAAAACTGGTTGGTCAGAAGTCCGGCGTAAATCCGAGCATTTTTTACATGCCCGCCACGGATGACGCCGATGATCAGTACCAGGGAGACTACGACGGCGACTTTAAGAAGGCGATCGCTACAGCTGGTCGGCTGAGTGAAATCGACATGCTGTACATCGACGACACTCCTGGCCTGTCACTTGCGCATATCGTTACCGAATGCCGTCGAATTAAGCGCGAGAAAGGCTGCGTAGGCATGATTCTGGTTGACTACTTGACGCTGATGACCGCCGAAAAAGCAGACCGTAATGACCTGGCCTACGGGATGATCACCAAAGGGTTGAAGAACCTGGCCAAAGAGCTTGGCTGCGTCGTCGTGCTGCTGACTCAGCTCAACCGCGAACTGGAGAAGCGAGTGAATAAACGCCCGTTACCGAGCGATTCCCGCGACACAGGACAGATTGAGCAGGACTGCGACTACTGGGTTGGCATCCACCGGGAAGGTGCTTTCGATGACAGCGTGCCGCCTGGAGAAACCGAGTTAATCCTGCGACTCAACCGCCACGGCAGTACCGGTACGGTTTATTGCAACCAGATCAACGGGGCAATTTACGACACAGACCAGCAGGCCGCAGCCGCAGAACGCCGCGGGCGCGAGCAGCAGCCGAAAAAGAAAGGGGGCTACTGA
- a CDS encoding ead/Ea22-like family protein, which yields MKFNKQELRKAAEKATEGNYVVGHCDINKHGNLSSVYICQEWNGMAGGVVAECHVNCLTKNSDQVYANAGFMALASPANVISLLEEISTLESRCAELAAENAGLNKFIKDDCFIYTSDDIEPRCASDFKPETPATDAFLAELRAQESKRVYESILDNPAVTDMGSLVDWLEQNANDSIAFAAQLRKEAAQ from the coding sequence ATGAAATTTAATAAACAGGAACTTAGAAAAGCAGCAGAGAAAGCGACAGAAGGAAATTACGTTGTCGGACACTGCGATATTAACAAGCACGGAAACCTGAGCAGCGTTTACATCTGTCAGGAATGGAATGGAATGGCTGGCGGCGTTGTTGCAGAGTGCCACGTTAATTGCCTGACGAAAAATAGCGATCAGGTCTATGCGAATGCAGGATTTATGGCTTTGGCCAGCCCCGCGAATGTTATATCGCTACTTGAAGAAATTAGCACACTTGAATCCAGATGCGCAGAGCTGGCTGCGGAGAATGCGGGGCTAAATAAATTCATCAAAGATGACTGTTTTATTTACACAAGCGATGACATCGAACCGCGGTGTGCCAGCGACTTCAAGCCAGAAACCCCGGCAACCGATGCTTTCCTGGCTGAATTGCGGGCGCAGGAGTCTAAACGGGTATACGAAAGCATACTGGACAACCCAGCCGTAACTGACATGGGGTCGCTTGTTGATTGGCTTGAACAAAATGCCAATGATTCCATAGCATTCGCCGCCCAACTTCGCAAGGAGGCCGCCCAATGA
- a CDS encoding IS3 family transposase (programmed frameshift), with protein sequence MTGILLGQEARKRKTPQEKIAIIQQTMEPGMNVSHVARLHGIQPSLLFKWKKQYQEGSLTAVAAGEEVVPASELTAALKQVRELQRLLGKKTMEVEILKEAVEYGQSPKMDSARALVAKGRGIALVSRTMGVSRAQLSLRINRSADWQDRRCNRRNDEADEEILSAILDIISDMPSYGYRRVWGILRKQRRTEGQPPVNAKRLYRIMSEHNLLLLHDKPERPKREHKGKIAVAESDMRWCSDGFEFGCDNGEKLRVTFALDCCDREAIDWAASTGGYDSSTVQDVMLRSVEKRFGDRLPETPVQWLTDNGSAYTAYETRRFARELNLEPCTTAVSSPQSNGMAERFVKTMKEDYIAFMPKPDVRTALRNLAVAFTHYNENHPHSALGYHSPREYRRQRTSLT encoded by the exons ATGACCGGGATCCTGTTAGGGCAAGAAGCCCGTAAACGTAAAACTCCTCAGGAGAAGATCGCCATTATCCAGCAGACGATGGAGCCGGGCATGAATGTCTCCCATGTCGCCCGCCTGCATGGTATCCAGCCCAGCCTGCTGTTTAAGTGGAAGAAGCAATATCAGGAAGGCAGCCTCACCGCCGTTGCGGCCGGAGAGGAAGTCGTTCCTGCTTCTGAGCTTACTGCTGCTCTGAAGCAGGTCCGGGAACTTCAGCGCCTTCTGGGCAAGAAGACGATGGAAGTTGAGATCCTGAAAGAAGCCGTGGAGTACGGCCAGTCGC CGAAAATGGATAGCGCACGCGCCCTTGTTGCCAAAGGACGGGGAATAGCCCTGGTCAGCCGCACCATGGGCGTGTCGCGTGCGCAGCTGTCACTGCGGATTAACCGTTCTGCCGACTGGCAGGACAGGCGCTGTAACCGGCGTAATGACGAAGCAGACGAAGAAATACTGTCGGCTATCCTCGACATCATCAGCGATATGCCGAGTTATGGTTATCGACGCGTGTGGGGCATCCTGCGCAAGCAACGTCGCACAGAGGGACAGCCACCTGTGAACGCCAAACGGCTTTACAGGATAATGAGCGAGCATAACCTGTTGTTGTTGCATGACAAACCAGAGCGACCGAAGCGTGAACATAAGGGCAAGATAGCGGTGGCAGAAAGCGATATGCGCTGGTGTTCAGATGGCTTCGAGTTCGGCTGCGACAACGGCGAAAAACTGCGGGTAACGTTCGCGCTGGACTGCTGCGACCGTGAGGCCATAGACTGGGCAGCAAGCACGGGAGGCTATGACAGTTCGACCGTGCAGGATGTGATGCTGAGGTCGGTGGAAAAGCGCTTCGGCGACAGGCTACCGGAAACACCAGTGCAGTGGCTGACGGATAACGGTTCAGCGTATACCGCGTATGAAACGCGGAGGTTCGCGAGAGAGCTGAATCTGGAGCCCTGCACAACAGCGGTGAGCAGCCCGCAGAGTAATGGCATGGCCGAACGGTTCGTGAAAACGATGAAAGAAGACTATATCGCGTTCATGCCAAAACCGGATGTGAGAACAGCACTGCGAAACCTTGCAGTAGCGTTCACGCATTACAATGAAAACCACCCGCACAGCGCGCTGGGATATCACTCCCCGAGGGAATACCGGCGGCAGCGGACATCGTTAACTTAA
- a CDS encoding YbcN family protein yields the protein MTLPVDGIKLHRGNFAAIGQQIQPLLDDGQCFRLQVKPWREKRSLSQNSLLHMWLAEISEYLINSGRTDATPEWVKRNLKKTYLGCEEVTYTDFITGEKTTTWEPRHTADLDTGEMHIFLVKVEMWCAQFGLALTIPNGCEYQQLRDKQEA from the coding sequence ATGACTCTTCCAGTAGACGGCATCAAACTCCATCGCGGCAACTTCGCGGCCATTGGCCAGCAGATTCAGCCGTTGCTGGATGACGGGCAATGTTTCCGCCTGCAGGTTAAGCCGTGGCGCGAGAAGCGCAGCCTGTCGCAAAATTCACTTCTTCACATGTGGCTGGCTGAAATCAGCGAGTACCTCATTAACTCCGGGCGCACCGACGCGACTCCGGAGTGGGTTAAGCGCAACCTCAAGAAAACCTATCTCGGCTGTGAAGAGGTGACATACACCGACTTCATCACCGGTGAGAAGACTACCACCTGGGAGCCGCGCCACACCGCAGACCTCGACACTGGGGAAATGCATATCTTCCTGGTGAAGGTTGAAATGTGGTGCGCCCAGTTCGGCCTGGCCCTGACAATCCCGAACGGTTGCGAGTACCAGCAACTGCGCGATAAGCAGGAGGCCTGA
- a CDS encoding NinE family protein: protein MSTPLSRVITNEIFRVPARRKPKPAVKPSDIPTLKDYTARLVDQKWLRLAARRKSA, encoded by the coding sequence ATGTCTACTCCACTTTCCCGCGTCATCACAAACGAAATCTTTCGCGTTCCGGCGCGCCGCAAGCCTAAGCCCGCGGTTAAGCCGTCCGATATCCCGACCCTGAAAGACTACACCGCCCGCCTGGTGGATCAGAAATGGCTGCGTCTCGCAGCGAGGAGAAAATCAGCATGA
- a CDS encoding serine/threonine protein phosphatase has protein sequence MSMYQRINGADWRNIFVVGDLHGCYTLLMNELEKVSFDPARDLLISVGDLVDRGAENVECLDLITMPWFRAVRGNHEQMMVDGLSEHGNVNHWLVNGGGWFFNLDYDKEVLAKALVHKAAELPLIIELVTSDRKIVICHADYPHNEYAFEKPVPKDMVIWNRERVSDAQGGIVSPIAGADLFIFGHTPARQPLKYANQMYIDTGAVFCGNLTLVQVQGGDHE, from the coding sequence ATGAGCATGTATCAACGAATTAATGGCGCTGACTGGCGCAATATCTTCGTCGTCGGCGATCTGCATGGGTGCTACACGCTGCTGATGAATGAGCTCGAAAAGGTTTCGTTCGACCCTGCGCGTGATTTGCTGATCTCGGTTGGTGACCTTGTTGACCGCGGCGCGGAAAACGTCGAGTGCCTGGATCTGATTACTATGCCGTGGTTCAGGGCAGTGCGCGGTAACCATGAGCAGATGATGGTTGATGGGCTTTCAGAGCATGGAAACGTCAATCACTGGCTGGTAAACGGTGGCGGTTGGTTCTTCAATCTCGACTATGACAAAGAGGTGCTGGCTAAGGCTCTGGTTCACAAGGCAGCTGAGTTACCACTCATCATCGAGCTGGTTACCTCCGATCGGAAAATCGTAATTTGCCACGCTGACTACCCGCATAACGAATATGCGTTCGAGAAGCCGGTCCCGAAAGACATGGTCATCTGGAATCGTGAGCGGGTTAGCGACGCTCAGGGCGGCATTGTCTCGCCGATAGCCGGTGCTGATCTGTTTATCTTCGGCCACACCCCTGCGCGCCAGCCCCTGAAGTATGCCAACCAGATGTACATCGACACAGGAGCGGTGTTTTGCGGAAACCTCACGCTGGTTCAGGTGCAAGGTGGTGACCATGAGTAA
- a CDS encoding RusA family crossover junction endodeoxyribonuclease yields MKIYDITPIGKPRMTRADKWKQRPPVMRYRAFCDEVRLRKLTMPESGSHVTFVLPMPPSWSKKKRAEFAGKPHQAKPDCDNMLKALMDALYEDDAHIWDCRITKVWGEKGQIIIGECAP; encoded by the coding sequence ATGAAAATCTACGACATCACACCAATCGGCAAGCCTCGCATGACCCGCGCGGATAAGTGGAAGCAGCGTCCACCTGTAATGCGTTACCGCGCTTTTTGCGATGAGGTCCGCCTGCGCAAGTTGACCATGCCTGAATCCGGATCACATGTGACATTCGTCCTACCAATGCCACCAAGCTGGAGTAAGAAGAAACGAGCGGAGTTCGCCGGGAAGCCCCACCAGGCCAAGCCAGACTGCGACAACATGCTGAAAGCCCTGATGGATGCGCTTTATGAGGATGATGCTCACATCTGGGATTGCCGCATCACAAAGGTCTGGGGAGAGAAGGGGCAGATCATTATTGGGGAGTGCGCGCCGTGA
- a CDS encoding antiterminator Q family protein: MKLELTKDQHQWVDQWLQLWGAWCQTGKIDKAMINMIARFMATVEPQQASRQVCSDDDGMLIDAVIRHYLKNVDENAWRVIFAYYVCNSSEIRIASWQHAVSKPRLMKTRGGNQYKHPSISTIRREVKQIINASLFCLYQPLQNAFNNRENVRKIAKNPHNALAFQ, from the coding sequence ATGAAACTGGAATTAACCAAAGACCAGCATCAATGGGTAGACCAGTGGCTCCAGTTGTGGGGCGCATGGTGCCAGACCGGCAAGATTGATAAAGCGATGATCAACATGATTGCCAGATTCATGGCTACCGTCGAGCCCCAGCAAGCATCACGGCAGGTATGTAGTGATGATGACGGGATGCTCATTGATGCTGTCATTCGCCACTACCTGAAGAATGTGGATGAAAATGCCTGGCGGGTTATCTTCGCCTACTACGTCTGCAACTCCAGCGAGATCCGAATTGCATCATGGCAGCATGCAGTAAGTAAGCCTCGCCTGATGAAGACGCGTGGCGGAAATCAGTATAAACACCCAAGCATCTCGACAATCCGTAGAGAGGTGAAGCAAATCATCAACGCCTCACTGTTCTGTTTGTACCAACCGCTGCAAAATGCGTTTAACAATCGCGAAAATGTGAGGAAAATTGCAAAAAATCCTCATAACGCGCTTGCTTTTCAATGA